The Phaeacidiphilus oryzae TH49 region TCGGCGGTCGAGGAGTACGGCGAGGGCGAGCGGTCGCACCGGGTGGCCTATGGCGCGCTCAAGCACAAGTTCGAGAAGGTCGGCGACCACTGGGAGCGCAAGGAGGGCGGCCGGAAGGCGCCGTCGGACTCGCAGTCGGCGCGCCCGCGAGGCCGTGGCGGCCGCTCCGGCGAGGGCGTCGACGAGCAGGCCAGCAAGGAGCATCTGTACGGGATCGCCAAGCGCCTCGGTGTGGAGGGGCGGTCGCGGATGAACAAGGCGGAGCTGCTGAAGGCCGTGCGGAAGGCCAACCGCAGCAGCACCCGCGAGGCGCGCTCGTAGCGGCCCGTACCGGTCGGCGGGGACGCTAGGGCGTCCCCGCCGACTCTTCTGTGCCCGCGGAGACTCGCGAGGACGCGCCCTCAAGTGCCCACCCGCACGCGCGAGCGCCCCGAGCGCCCCCACGTCCCCGCGCGCGGGCCGCGGCGCAGCGGAAGGCCCCGCGACCTCGACGGGTCGCGGGGCCCTCCGCGCGGTGACGGCCGGTCAGAAGCGTTGGCAGGAGCCGGCGGTGGGGGCCGTCAGGAGTCGTCCTCGCCGCGACGGCCGTGGAGGAAGTCCTGGATCTTGGCCTTGGCGCCCTGCTTGATCACATGCCCCCGGTCCGAGTCCCCGTGCAGCAGCGAGGACGCGGTGGCCTCGATCTGGTCCCAGGTGGCGTGCGGCGGGATCGGCGGCACCGCGGGGTCGGTGAGGACGTCCAGTACGCACGGCCGGTCGGACTCCAGCGCGGCCCGCCAGGCCGGTTCGACCTCCTCCGGCTTCTCCACCCGGATGCCGTGCAGCCCGAGCCCGCGCGCGAAGTCCGCGTACCGCACGTCCGGGAGCTGCTGCGAGGGCAGGAACTGCGGGGAGCCGGACATCGAGCGCATCTCCCAGGTCACCTGGTTGAGGTCCTGGTTGTTGAGGACGCAGACGACCAGCCGCGGGTCCCTCCACTCCTGCCAGTACTTGCCCACGGTGATCAGCTCGGCCAGCCCGTTCATCTGCATGGCCCCGTCTCCCACCAGGGCGATCGCCGGCCGGTCCGGGCAGCTGAACTTGGCGCCGATGGCGTACGGCACGCCCGGGCCCATGGTGGCCAGGGTGCCGGAGAGGGAGCCGTTGATCCCCTCGCGGATCCGCAGGTGGCGGGCGTACCAGTTGGCGGCAGAGCCGGAGTCCGCGGTGATGATCGCCCGGCCGGGCAGCAGCCCGTCCAGGACGTGGACGGCGTACTCCGGGTTGATCGGGTCGGCCTCCACCGAGGCCCGCCGCTTCATCACCTCCCACCAGCGGGAGTTGTTCTGCTCGATCTTCTCCCGCCAGCCCCGGTCCTCCTTGCGGGAGAGCAGCGGCAGCAGCCGGCGGAGGGTCTCCCGGGCGTCGCCGACCAGGTTGACCTCGAAGGGGTAGCGCATCCCGATCCGGCCCGGATCGATGTCGATCTGCACGGCCCTGGCCTGCCCGAATTCCGGCAGGAACTGCGAGTAGGGGAAGGACGAGCCGATCACCAGCAGGGTGTCGCAGTCCTTCATCAGCTCGTAGGTGGGGCGGGTGCCGAGGAGCCCGGAGGCGCCGGTGACGAACGGCAGGTCGTCCGGCAGGACGTCCTTGCCGAGCAGCGCCTTGGCCACGCCGGCGCCCAGCACCTCGGCCGTCTCGATGAGCTCGGCGGAGGCGCCGCGGGCGCCCTGGCCGGCCAGGATGGCCACCTTGGAGCCGGAGTTGAGCACCTCGGCCGCGCGGGCCAGGTCGTCCTCGTGGGGGACGTAGGCGGAGCCGGAGAAGCCCAGGCTGGAGGGGACCATCTTGAACGCGTGGGTGGGCGCCGAGTACTCCAGGTCCTGGACGTCGGCGGGCACGATCACGGCGGTGACGGTCTTGCGGGCCTGGGCGATCCGCATCGCCCGGTCCAGCACGTTGGGCAGCTGCTCAGGGGTGGTCACCAGCTGGCAGTACTCCGAGGCCACGTCCTTGTAGAGGTTGGGCAGGTCGACCTCCTGCTGGTACGAGCCGCCGATCGCGGTCTGGGCGGTCTGCCCGACCAGCGCGACCACCGGGACGTGGTCGAGCTTGGCGTCGTAGAGGCCGTTGAGGAGGTGGATCGCGCCGGGGCCCGAGGTGGCCGCGCAGACGCCCACCCGGCCGGAGAACTTGGCGTAGCCGACCGCTTCGAAGGCGGCCATCTCCTCGTGCCTGGCCTGGATGAAGCGCGGCTGGTCACCTGCCCGCTCCCAGGCGCTGAGCAGGCCGTTGATGCCGTCGCCCGGATAGCCGAAGACGTAGTCGACGTCCCACTCGCGCAGGCGTCGGAGAATGAAGTCGGAGACCTGTTCGGACATCTGACACCTCGTCAGTTCGTGGGACGGTTCAGGCGCCGGCCGGCTCGCGGAGCCGGGGCAGCACCTCGGTGCGGTAGCAGTCGAAGAAGCCCTGCTGGTCGGGGCCGATCTGGCCGACGTAGACCTCGTCGAATCCGGCGTCGGCGTACGCCCGCAGCGCGGCGACGTGGTCCTCGGGATCGGGCCCGCAGACCACCTGCTCGGCCGTCATCTCCTCGGTGACCAGCGTGGCGGCCTGCTCGAAGTGGCGGGGCACCGAGAGCACCTGGTTGAGCTCCCCGGGCAGCTGCTCGGTGGCCCAGCGCTGGTGGGCGGTCCGCAGCGCCTCGCCGCGGTCCCGGCCCCAGCAGACCTTGAGCCCGCCGACCACCGGCCTTCCGGCGCCGCCGGACTTGTGGAAGCGCTCGATCAGCTCGGTGTCCGGGCCCATCGTGACGAAGCCGTCGCCCAGCCGTCCGGCCAGCTCCGCGGCCTGCGGGCCGAAGCCGGAGACCAGGATCGGCGGGGGCTCCTCCGGAACGGTGTAGAGCCTGGCGTTCTCCACGGTGTAGTGCTTGCCGCGGTGGCTGTACTCCTCGCCGGTCCACAGCCGGCGGATGATCTGCAGTGCCTCCTCCAGCATCTCCAGGCGCTCCGGGGCGGTGGGCCAGCGGTCGCCCAGGATGTGCTCGTTCAGGGCCTCGCCGCTGCCCACCCCGAACCGGAACCGCCCCTCGGTCAGCACCGCCGAGGTGGCGGTGGCCTGGGCCAGCACCGCGGGATGGATCCGCACGGTGGGGCAGGTGACGAAGGTGGTCACGGGGAGCGAGGTGGCCTGCGACAGTGCGCCGATCATCGACCAGACGAAGGGGCTGCTGCCCTGTGCTTCGTTCCACGGGTGGTAGTGGTCGGAGATCGCCAGATAGTGGAATCCGGCCTGTTCGGCAAGTCGGGCCTGGGTCAGCAGCTCCTCCGGGGTGAACTCCTCGCAGGAGAGGAAGTACCCGTATCCGGTCATGCGGTCTCTGCCCTCCGGGCGCTCGGGTGGTTCTGGGAGGTTTCCGTCAGTCGGCGTCTGACCGCTCGGTACGGATGGAAACGTGAGTGGGCCCGGGCTCGGCGGGGCATGCGCCCCGGCGCGCGGAGCTGGCGGAGAGACGAAGGGTGACGCTGATGGCGACGACGGAGGATCGGCGGGAGCGGTCGCGGCGGCCGCATCGGCACCGGCGCGGGCGCGGGTACGCCGCGCTGGAGCGGGCCCTGCGGGCACGGGTGGACGGGGAGGTGCGGTTCGACGCGGGCAGCCGGGGCGCCTACGCCACCGACGGCTCCAACTACCGGCAGCCGCCGATCGGCGTCGTCGTCCCGCGCACCGTGGAGGCGGGGGCGGAGGCGGTCGCGGTCTGCGCCGAGTACGACGCCCCGGTGCTCTCCCGCGGCGGCGGCACCAGCCTCGGCGGGCAGTGCACCAACACCGCCGTGGTGATCGACTGGACCAAGTACTGCAACCGGCTGGTCTCGGTGGACGCCGAGCGGCGGCGCTGCGTGGTCGAGCCGGGGCTGGTGCTGGACGAGCTCAACCGGCAGCTCGCCGGGCACGGCCTCAGGTTCGGGCCCAAACCGGCCACCCACAGCCACTGCACGCTGGGCGGGATGATCGGCAACAACTCCTGCGGGGCCTCCGCCCAGGCGTACGGCAAGACCGGGGAGAACGTGCGCCGGCTGGAGGTCCTCACCTACGACGGGCTGCGCACCTGGGTCGGGCCGACCTCCGAGGAGGAGTACCGCCGGATCATCGCCGAGGGGGGCCGCAAGGCCGACCTGTACCGGCGGCTGCACGAGCTGGCCGACCGCTACCTCGCCGACATCCGGCTGGGCTACCCGGACATCCCGCGCCGGGTCTCCGGCTACAACCTGGACGCGCTGCTCCCGGAGAACGGCTTCGACCTGGCCCGCGCCCTGGTCGGCAGTGAGGGGACGCTGGTCACGGTCCTGCGGGCGGAGATCGACCTGGTCCCGGTGCCGGCGGCGGACTGCATGCTGGTGCTCGGCTACCCGGACGTCTACACCGCCGCCGACGACGTGCCGGAGCTGCTCCGGCACAGCGAGCCGGCCCAGCTGGAGGCGCTGGACGACCGGATGACCCAGCTGATGCGCGAGGAGGGCGTCCACCTGGACTCCCTGGACCGGCTGCCGCGCGGCCGAGCCTGGCTGATGCTCCAGTTCACCGGGGACACCGCGGAGGAGGCCGACGGCAAGGCCCGCCGGTTGCTCTCCGCCCTCGGCCGGACCGAGGACGACCCCACCGTCACCTTCTCCGACGACCCGGGCCGCGAGCAGCAGCTGCTCATGGCCCGCGAGGCCGGGCTCGGCGTCACCGCCCGCCCGCCGGACGACCGGGAGACCTGGGAGGGCTGGGAGGACTCCGCCGTACCGCCGGACAAGCTGGGCGGCTACCTCCGCGACCTCCACGCCCTCTTCGACGAGTTCGGCTACGGCCGGTCCGCCCTCTACGGCCACTTCGGGCAGGGCTGCGTCCACACCCGGATCCCGTTCGGGCTGCGGGACGCCGAGGGCGTCGCCCGGTTCCGCCGCTTCCTGGAGCGGGCCGCCGACCTGGTCGCCGGATACGGCGGCTCGCTCTCCGGCGAGCACGGCGACGGCCAGGCCAGGGGAGAGCTGCTGCCCCGCATGTTCGGCCCCGAACTGACCTATGCCTTCGGTGAGTTGAAGGCGGTCTTCGATCCGGGCAACCGGATGAACCCGGGCAAGGTGGCGGCACCGGCCGGGCACGGCTCGTCCGTCCACCGGGTGGACGGCCAGCTGCGGCTGGGCCCCAAGTGGCGGCCCTGGTCCGGGCGGACGTCCTTCGGCTACCCCGAGGACAAGGGCTCCTTCACCCAGGCGGTGCTGCGCTGCGTCGGCATCGGCAACTGCCGCAGCCACCGCGGCGGGGTGATGTGCCCGTCCTACCGGGCGACCGGCGAGGAGGAGCACTCCACCCGCGGCCGGGCCCGGCTGCTCTTCGAGATGCTGGACGGCCCCGGGACGGCCAGGACGGCGGCGCCGCCGAGTCCCCGGTCACCGACGGGTGGCGGTCCACCGAGGTGCGCGACGCCCTCGACCTCTGCCTGGCCTGCAAGGGCTGCAAGTCGGACTGCCCGACCGGGGTCGACATGGCCACCTACAAGGCGGAGTTCCTCTCCCAGCACTACGCCGGGCGGCTGCGGCCGGCCGCGCACTACGCGCTGGGGTGGCTGCCGCTCTGGGCCAGGATGGTCCGGCCGGCCCCGCGGGTCGCCAACGCCCTGCTGCGCGCCCCCGGCCTGGCCCGGATGGGGAAGCTGCTGGCGGGGGTGGACGCCGAGCGCACCGCGCCGCCGTTCCCCGCCGAGTCCTTCCCCGAGTGGTGGGCCCGGCGGCAGCGCTCGGGCGCCCAGCAGCCGCCGCCCCGGCCCGGCGACCCGGACGCGGTGCTGCTGTGGCCGGACACCTTCAGCTCGTACCTCCACCCCGGGGTGGCCCAGGCGGCGGTGCGGGTGCTGGAGGACGCCGGCTACCGGGTGGCCGTACCGGAGGGGCCGGTCTGCTGCGGGCTCACCTGGATCTCCACCGGCCAACTGGATATCGCCAAAAAGGTCCTGACCCACACGCTGGAGCGGCTGCGGCCGTGGATCGAGGCCGGGACGCCGGTGGTCGGGCTGGAGCCGTCCTGCACCGCGGTCTTCCGCTCGGACGCGACCGAGCTGCTGCCGGCCGACCAGGACGCCCACCGGCTGGCCGGCGTCTTCCGCACCTTCGCCGAACTCCTCGACGACCGGGTGCGGGAGGGCGGTTGGCGGCCCCCGCACCTCTCCCGCCCGGCGACCGTGCAGACCCACTGCCACCAGCACGCGGTGCTGGGCTTCGAGGCGGACCGGCGGCTGATGGAGGCCGCCGGGCTCTCCGCCGACGTCCTGGACGAGGGCTGCTGCGGGCTGGCCGGCAACTTCGGCTTCGAACGTGGACACGGCGAACTCTCGTTCCGCATCGGCGAGTTGGGAATGCTGCCGGCGGTCAGGGAGGCCCCGACCGGGGGCCTGGTGCTGGCCGACGGCTTCAGCTGCCGGACCCAGATCGACGAGGCCGGCACCGGCAGGCGGGCCCTCCACCTGGCCGAGGCACTGGATCTCGGGCTGCGTGCGGAAGGACCGCTGCCGGCCCACCGGCCCGAGCGGCTGGCCGACCGGCCGGCCCCGCCCTCCGCCGCCGCCGCGCGCACCGCGACCGCGCTGGCCGCGGCCGCGGGACTGGTGGCGGCGCTGGGTGGCCTGGCCGCGCTCGCGGGCCGCGCCGGGCTGCGACGGAAGGCCCCAACTCCTTTGCGGCACCCGCGTGTGGGCCCGAGGTGACCGGGCAGGCGTACGAGTGAAGTGAACGACCCGTCGAGACAGCGAGGAGACACCGCGCATGGCATCGCGCCCGGCATCGGAATCGGACGACCGAGACCAGCCGCCGCGCATCCAGGCGGCCAAGGCCGTCCGCGCCGCACTCGAGCAGCTCGGCGTCCTGCTGGGACGCGAGCCCGAGGGAGTCTCCGCGCTGGCCCCCCAGGACTCGGGGTGGACCGTCGAGGTGGAGGTCGTGGAGCTGTACCGGGTTCCCGACTCCACCAGTGTGCTGGCCACCTACACCGTCGACCTGGACGGTGACGGGGAGCTCCTGGGGTACCGGCGGGTCCGCCGCTACACCCGCGGACAGGTGAACCGCGACTGAGCGGCGGCACGCACGCGCACATGGCACGACTCGACATGGCATGAGGAGTGGCCAAGGTATGACTCTGACAAGCATGGAGTCCCCCGCCGGCGGCCCGCACCAGAAGACCGACGGCGGACTCTACGACATCCTCGACCTCATCCTGGACCGGGGGCTCGTCATCGACGTCTTCGTCCGGGTGTCGCTGGTCGGCATCGAACTCCTGCGGGTGGACGCCCGCGTGGTGGTCGCCAGCGTCGACACCTACCTCCGCTTCGCCGAGGCCTGCAACCGCCTCGACCTCGAGAACAAGGGCGGCTCCACACTGCCGGAGCTGGTCGGCGAGACCCAGAAGCAGGGCGCCCACGGCAAGACCCAGGGGGCACTGTCCGGAGCGATCGACTCCTTCGCCGAGGCACTCGGCCGGGGCCGGTCGGACGACGACCAGTCCGGCGCGCAGGACTCGGAGCCGGAGCGCGAGCGGGAACGGGAGCCGGTGCAGGCCCGCCGCACCCGCCGCGCGGTCGGCTCCGGGACCTCGTCGAAGGGCAAGGGGGAGAGCTGAGCATGGCCGTGTACGTCTACGCGGTCACCACGGCCGACCACCCCCTCAGGCTGGACGGCCTGCAGGGAGTGGGCGGCCAGGAGGCACCGCCGTTGCGGGCCGTCCGGGGTGCGGAGGCGGCCGCGGTGATCGGGGAGGTCCCCGAGGCACTGCGGGTGAAGCGCCGGCACCTGATGGCCCATCACAAGGTGCTGACCGCACTGACCGAGCAGGGGCCCGTCCTGCCGATGCGCTTCGGCGTGCTGGCCGAGGACGACACGTCCGTCCAGGAGGACCTGGACCGGCGCGGAGAGGCCTACCGGGAGCGGCTCGAGGAGCTGCGCGGCAAGGTCGAGTACCGGGTCCGCGCCGAGCAGTCCGAGGACGACGCCGTGCAGAGCGCCGTCCGCGGCGACGCCGAGGTGCGCCGGCTGGTCGCGGCGGGGGTGGCGGAGGGCCCGATGCAGGGCCGGATCGCCCTCGGCGAGCGGGTGCAGGCGGACGTCGAGGAGGCGCACCGCCGGATGCGCGACCGGATCGCCGGGACCCTCCAGGCGGTGTCCGCGGACAGCACCGCGGGCGGGGCGGGCCTCGCCGCGCCCGGCTCCGCGGCGCAGGTCTTCGCCGATCTGAGCTTCCTGGTCGAGCAGGAGCGCTCGGGGGAGTTCGCGCAGGCGGCCCGCCAGATCGCGGACGCCCTGGCGGCCGAGGGGGTGCGGTTGAACGTCGACGGCCCGCTGCCGCCGTACAGCTTCACCGACCTGGAGGGACGCGGTTAGCCGATGGGACTGCTCACCAGCGTGCTCACACTGCCCGCCGCTCCGGCGCGGTTCGGCCTGTGGGTGATGCAGCAGGTGGTGGACGAGGCCGAGCGGGAGTACCGCGATCCGACCCCGATCCGGCGGCAGCTCGTCGAGCTCGAAGGCGAGTTGGAGCGCGGTGAGATCTCCGAGGAGGAGTTCGACCGGCGCGAGGACGAGCTGCTCGACCGGCTGGACGCGATCAGCGGAAACGGAGGAGCGCTGCGGTGAACCGGCCCGTCGGATATGGGGACTACGGGTCCCGGGACCACGGCTCCCGGGCGCCGGTCGCGGAGAGTGCCAACCTGGCCGACATCCTGGAACGGGTGCTGGACAAGGGCATTGTGATCGCCGGCGACATCCGGATCGATCTGCTCGACATCGAGCTGCTGACGATCCGGCTGCGACTGCTGGTGGCCTCTGTGGACCGGGCTCGGGAGATGGGCATCGACTGGTGGGAGCACGATCCGTCGCTGTCGAGCACGGCGGCCCGCCGGGAGCAGGAGGCCCGGAGGGACCAGGACGCCCGGAGGGAACAGGAGGGCCGCCGGGAGCCGGAGCGACTGGAGGGGGAGCGGCGGCCGGCCCCCGAGATACCCGGAGCCGAGAAGGAGCCCGAGCATGACGATCGACCAGAGCGCTGAGCCGGCGCGGGAGACGGCCTGGGAGCCGGACCCGAAGCCGGCCCGGACCGGCGACGGATCCGAGACGCTGTGGTACGCCTACGGCATCCTCGCGGCGGCCCAGGTGGGGAGCGCCCCGACGCTGCCGGAGGGGGTGGCCGGGGGGACACCGCGGCTGGTCGTCTCCGGCGGCCTGGCCGCCGCGGTCAGCCCCGTGCCCGCACCGGACTTCGAGCGCGAGCGGCTGGAGGAGAACCTGGAGCGGTTCGAGTGGCTGGACCGCACCGCCCGCGCCCAC contains the following coding sequences:
- a CDS encoding gas vesicle protein; amino-acid sequence: MNRPVGYGDYGSRDHGSRAPVAESANLADILERVLDKGIVIAGDIRIDLLDIELLTIRLRLLVASVDRAREMGIDWWEHDPSLSSTAARREQEARRDQDARREQEGRREPERLEGERRPAPEIPGAEKEPEHDDRPER
- a CDS encoding gas vesicle protein GvpO encodes the protein MASRPASESDDRDQPPRIQAAKAVRAALEQLGVLLGREPEGVSALAPQDSGWTVEVEVVELYRVPDSTSVLATYTVDLDGDGELLGYRRVRRYTRGQVNRD
- the gvpJ gene encoding gas vesicle protein GvpJ gives rise to the protein MTLTSMESPAGGPHQKTDGGLYDILDLILDRGLVIDVFVRVSLVGIELLRVDARVVVASVDTYLRFAEACNRLDLENKGGSTLPELVGETQKQGAHGKTQGALSGAIDSFAEALGRGRSDDDQSGAQDSEPEREREREPVQARRTRRAVGSGTSSKGKGES
- a CDS encoding gas vesicle protein GvpG, which gives rise to MGLLTSVLTLPAAPARFGLWVMQQVVDEAEREYRDPTPIRRQLVELEGELERGEISEEEFDRREDELLDRLDAISGNGGALR
- a CDS encoding thiamine pyrophosphate-requiring protein: MSEQVSDFILRRLREWDVDYVFGYPGDGINGLLSAWERAGDQPRFIQARHEEMAAFEAVGYAKFSGRVGVCAATSGPGAIHLLNGLYDAKLDHVPVVALVGQTAQTAIGGSYQQEVDLPNLYKDVASEYCQLVTTPEQLPNVLDRAMRIAQARKTVTAVIVPADVQDLEYSAPTHAFKMVPSSLGFSGSAYVPHEDDLARAAEVLNSGSKVAILAGQGARGASAELIETAEVLGAGVAKALLGKDVLPDDLPFVTGASGLLGTRPTYELMKDCDTLLVIGSSFPYSQFLPEFGQARAVQIDIDPGRIGMRYPFEVNLVGDARETLRRLLPLLSRKEDRGWREKIEQNNSRWWEVMKRRASVEADPINPEYAVHVLDGLLPGRAIITADSGSAANWYARHLRIREGINGSLSGTLATMGPGVPYAIGAKFSCPDRPAIALVGDGAMQMNGLAELITVGKYWQEWRDPRLVVCVLNNQDLNQVTWEMRSMSGSPQFLPSQQLPDVRYADFARGLGLHGIRVEKPEEVEPAWRAALESDRPCVLDVLTDPAVPPIPPHATWDQIEATASSLLHGDSDRGHVIKQGAKAKIQDFLHGRRGEDDS
- a CDS encoding LLM class F420-dependent oxidoreductase, whose product is MTGYGYFLSCEEFTPEELLTQARLAEQAGFHYLAISDHYHPWNEAQGSSPFVWSMIGALSQATSLPVTTFVTCPTVRIHPAVLAQATATSAVLTEGRFRFGVGSGEALNEHILGDRWPTAPERLEMLEEALQIIRRLWTGEEYSHRGKHYTVENARLYTVPEEPPPILVSGFGPQAAELAGRLGDGFVTMGPDTELIERFHKSGGAGRPVVGGLKVCWGRDRGEALRTAHQRWATEQLPGELNQVLSVPRHFEQAATLVTEEMTAEQVVCGPDPEDHVAALRAYADAGFDEVYVGQIGPDQQGFFDCYRTEVLPRLREPAGA
- a CDS encoding ChaB family protein: MPGRQELPSTLERSSKEAQRTWIKAHDSAVEEYGEGERSHRVAYGALKHKFEKVGDHWERKEGGRKAPSDSQSARPRGRGGRSGEGVDEQASKEHLYGIAKRLGVEGRSRMNKAELLKAVRKANRSSTREARS
- a CDS encoding GvpL/GvpF family gas vesicle protein, with the translated sequence MAVYVYAVTTADHPLRLDGLQGVGGQEAPPLRAVRGAEAAAVIGEVPEALRVKRRHLMAHHKVLTALTEQGPVLPMRFGVLAEDDTSVQEDLDRRGEAYRERLEELRGKVEYRVRAEQSEDDAVQSAVRGDAEVRRLVAAGVAEGPMQGRIALGERVQADVEEAHRRMRDRIAGTLQAVSADSTAGGAGLAAPGSAAQVFADLSFLVEQERSGEFAQAARQIADALAAEGVRLNVDGPLPPYSFTDLEGRG